The DNA sequence AAAAGACTTATTAATCTGTTCACTGTAGATAATGCCATATTGCACCTTCAACCGATAATATCAAATATATAAAACTTACGCAAATTCATTATCTTCTATTTTCTTGTTCCAGAATCTCTATCAAATCGTCTTTTGTCAATTTGCAGGGGCTGTTTTTAACATTCGTATTTTTTGTTATAACAGAAAAATATTTTTCTTCCACTCCGTATTCGTCAAGTTTTGCCAGGCCTGTTTTTTTAAGCAAGCAGTCAATGTTTTCAAAAAGCTTTTCCGTATCAGCCGGCGAATCATAGCCTTCTGAAAAACCGGCCAGCAATCTGAGTTTTGAAACAGTTTTTTCATCACCGCATCCGGCGCACTCATAAAAGGTCTTTCTAAGACAATGTACAAGCAGGTTTGCGCATATAAATCCATGAGGTGCTCCGAACATTCCGCCTATCACTGCCGCAAAACCATGAACAGTTCCCAATCCTGCATTAGCAAGAGTTACACCGGAAAAGAATACGCTGAGGGACATCTCCTGTTTGGCTTTTTCATCGGAAAAGTCACCGGTCAAGTGTTTCATGGCGGAAAACGCCATTTTAAAACCTTGTCCCGCCAGTAAATCTGTCGCTTCAGTCGCCCTGACAGAAATGAAAGATTCTGCAAGCTGTGTCAATGCGTCCATGCCGCTCGAAAAGGCAGTGTTTACAGGGCAGGAGTATGTCAGTCGCGGGTCAAGCACAGCCACATCGGGAATGAGACGGTCGCCTCTCAGAGACGCTTTAAGTTCCTCTCCCAAAACATTTATGACGGCATTTTTTGTCGCTTCGCTGCCCGTCCCGGAAGTAGTCGGCACGGCAATAAAAGGAATTTTATCTTTTTTGAAAATTCTCGGTGAAGGGCGGTTTTCCAGAAAATCCTTTGTCGGTCCATTTTCATTCATCAGCACAGACAGCGCTTTGCCTGCGTCTAGGACACTTCCGCCCCCTACGGCGATTATCGAGCAAATTATTTCATTTCTGAATTCATCCTTGATCCCGTCTATCATCTTGTCGGTAGGTTCATATGGGATTTTTACGCGAAAGATATGAAGTCCCGTCTTTTCTTTTTCGCGCATAAAATCATTATAAAATTTCGTTTCTTCAAACGATTTTGATCCTGTAACCAGCAAAGCGTTCGTTCCAAAACTTTTTGCTATTTCTGCGACGATATCAAAAACTCCGATTCCAGAGACAATGCGCGGGGGCACTGAAAGGGCTTTAAATATTTCACTGCTTGATCCTGATACAGCGAAGATTTTACTCAGGAAATCGACCGTGTTTTCCATTGTCCCACCTTATCAGGCAATAAAGGATTGTATTTCGTACAAGATCTGGGCTTCTCCATCATCTTTTCGACGGTTTCTTTCCACACCAGATAGTGATTCTCGTTTTTATGTTTCGCGGCATCTTCTTCCGAAGAGTAGACTTCGTAAAGCATGAATTCAGTCGGGTCGTCCGATTTTTGAATAAAATCGAATCTCAGGTTTCCGTTTTCTTTCGTTGAGTTTTTATGATTTTCGGCTG is a window from the candidate division WOR-3 bacterium genome containing:
- a CDS encoding antibiotic biosynthesis monooxygenase, which gives rise to MTVTCVFVKVKKEFVSRFIEATAENHKNSTKENGNLRFDFIQKSDDPTEFMLYEVYSSEEDAAKHKNENHYLVWKETVEKMMEKPRSCTKYNPLLPDKVGQWKTRSIS
- a CDS encoding iron-containing alcohol dehydrogenase — translated: MENTVDFLSKIFAVSGSSSEIFKALSVPPRIVSGIGVFDIVAEIAKSFGTNALLVTGSKSFEETKFYNDFMREKEKTGLHIFRVKIPYEPTDKMIDGIKDEFRNEIICSIIAVGGGSVLDAGKALSVLMNENGPTKDFLENRPSPRIFKKDKIPFIAVPTTSGTGSEATKNAVINVLGEELKASLRGDRLIPDVAVLDPRLTYSCPVNTAFSSGMDALTQLAESFISVRATEATDLLAGQGFKMAFSAMKHLTGDFSDEKAKQEMSLSVFFSGVTLANAGLGTVHGFAAVIGGMFGAPHGFICANLLVHCLRKTFYECAGCGDEKTVSKLRLLAGFSEGYDSPADTEKLFENIDCLLKKTGLAKLDEYGVEEKYFSVITKNTNVKNSPCKLTKDDLIEILEQENRR